The Acidicapsa acidisoli genome contains a region encoding:
- a CDS encoding DUF2752 domain-containing protein, whose product MGFRRQSRLRRSGNSRWVEHLIALTLAPGTLLNALAQRQSGSPLIQVPCLITLVSGHSCPGCGMTRALTLLWSGRLHDAIVQNPLSPSTFALLWMLFCLQVCRLVIFRREISAAAKIHREDPGAIGTGRPGGLWQSSVWPSRCNSLRE is encoded by the coding sequence ATGGGTTTTCGTCGCCAATCTCGGTTGCGTAGGAGCGGCAATTCGCGTTGGGTGGAGCATTTGATTGCGCTGACCCTCGCTCCGGGTACGCTTCTGAACGCACTCGCGCAGCGGCAATCTGGATCTCCGCTCATTCAGGTGCCATGCCTGATCACGCTCGTCTCGGGTCACTCCTGTCCAGGCTGTGGAATGACGCGCGCCCTTACTTTGCTTTGGAGCGGCCGATTGCACGATGCTATTGTTCAGAATCCACTTTCCCCTTCCACGTTCGCATTGCTTTGGATGCTTTTCTGTTTACAAGTCTGCAGGCTGGTGATATTCCGAAGAGAGATTTCCGCAGCCGCAAAAATCCATCGGGAAGATCCCGGCGCAATCGGGACAGGGAGACCGGGAGGACTATGGCAGAGTTCAGTGTGGCCGAGCAGATGCAACTCACTGAGGGAATGA
- a CDS encoding glycoside hydrolase family 3 C-terminal domain-containing protein, giving the protein MQIKWLAPMGVIALVSMACQGWAQTDYPFRDPKLPIEQRVTDLLSRLTLDEKVSLMSGSPKIPRLGLAFTGQVEGLHGLALGGPGHWEGKGKVPLPTTTFPQERGLGNTWDPALMEKIGALEGYEARYDYQSPTYNRGGVVVRAPNVDLARDPRWGRSEESMGEDPYLVGTMSVGFMHGLQGPDPDHWQASSLMKHFLANENEDTRSSSSSDFGERLFREYYSVPFRMGFEEGGSRGVMAAYNSWNGTPMMINPVLKDVMIKEWGNDGIICTDGGALGLLITAHKSFPDKEHGSAAAVKAGINYFLDTYQPDLTKALADGLVTESELDSSLRGWLRVLVKLGEFDAVNGVPGANDPYGKIGREANDTPPWERESSKQLARLATDESIVLLKNENNTLPLDAAKLKTIAVIGPWADDVLLDWYSGTPPYSVTALQGIREAVGKGAKVVFDKGTDPAAAAALARTADVAIVVVGNHPYCNATKWAQCDTPSNGREAVDRKTIVLEQEDLVKQVYAANPHTVEVLVSSFPYAIVWSQQHVPAIVHLTHNSQELGHGLADVLFGKYSPAGRLVQTWPTGDDQLLPIMDYDLTHGRTYLYSKQKPLYPFGYGLSYTTFAYEKLDPSSSSIAGDGQVEVTVHLKNTGKRDSDEVVQLYVQHLGSAVERPQLELKGFRRIHVAAGQSADAKIMVKARDLAYWDAARHAWRVEKEPVRLLAGGSSDNLPVTAQIQITAPFEYRP; this is encoded by the coding sequence ATGCAAATTAAATGGCTGGCACCCATGGGTGTGATTGCCTTAGTGTCGATGGCGTGCCAGGGCTGGGCGCAGACCGATTATCCCTTTCGCGATCCAAAACTGCCGATCGAGCAGCGTGTCACCGACCTGCTCAGCCGCCTGACGCTGGATGAAAAGGTGTCCTTGATGAGCGGCAGCCCGAAGATACCGCGGCTCGGACTCGCTTTCACCGGCCAGGTTGAAGGTCTGCACGGTCTGGCTCTAGGAGGCCCCGGACATTGGGAGGGCAAGGGCAAAGTGCCGCTGCCAACGACCACCTTCCCGCAGGAGCGCGGCCTTGGCAACACCTGGGATCCTGCGCTGATGGAAAAGATCGGAGCGCTGGAAGGATATGAGGCTCGCTACGACTACCAAAGCCCCACGTATAATCGTGGCGGCGTAGTTGTCCGCGCTCCCAATGTCGATCTGGCGCGCGATCCCCGCTGGGGCCGCAGTGAAGAGTCGATGGGCGAAGACCCGTATCTCGTCGGCACCATGTCTGTGGGATTCATGCACGGCCTCCAGGGACCCGACCCCGATCACTGGCAGGCGTCCTCGCTGATGAAGCACTTCCTCGCCAACGAGAATGAAGACACCCGCTCCTCCAGCTCTTCGGACTTCGGCGAGCGGCTCTTTCGCGAATACTATTCCGTTCCCTTCCGCATGGGTTTCGAAGAGGGCGGTTCGCGCGGAGTGATGGCCGCGTACAACTCGTGGAACGGCACGCCGATGATGATCAACCCAGTCCTTAAGGACGTGATGATCAAGGAGTGGGGCAACGACGGCATCATCTGCACCGATGGCGGAGCCCTCGGACTCCTGATCACCGCGCACAAGAGCTTTCCAGATAAGGAACACGGCTCAGCAGCCGCGGTCAAAGCCGGAATCAATTACTTCCTCGATACATACCAGCCTGACCTGACCAAGGCGCTTGCCGACGGGTTGGTGACCGAATCCGAACTGGACTCCTCGCTGCGAGGCTGGTTGAGAGTGCTCGTAAAGCTGGGTGAGTTTGACGCCGTAAATGGGGTTCCAGGCGCAAACGATCCCTATGGCAAAATCGGACGCGAAGCCAACGATACTCCGCCGTGGGAACGCGAAAGCAGCAAGCAGCTGGCGCGGCTCGCAACCGACGAATCGATTGTTCTGCTGAAGAACGAGAACAATACCCTGCCGCTGGACGCTGCCAAGCTCAAGACCATCGCCGTGATCGGTCCCTGGGCCGACGACGTGCTGCTCGACTGGTACAGCGGAACGCCGCCGTATTCCGTGACTGCCCTGCAAGGCATCCGCGAGGCAGTCGGCAAAGGCGCAAAGGTCGTATTCGACAAAGGAACCGACCCGGCCGCCGCCGCTGCATTGGCCCGAACCGCTGACGTCGCAATCGTCGTTGTAGGCAATCACCCCTACTGCAACGCCACCAAATGGGCGCAGTGCGATACTCCCAGCAATGGCCGCGAAGCCGTCGACCGCAAGACGATCGTCCTGGAGCAGGAGGATCTCGTGAAGCAGGTCTACGCAGCCAATCCGCATACAGTGGAGGTGCTTGTTTCCAGCTTTCCATACGCGATTGTCTGGAGCCAGCAGCACGTTCCCGCAATCGTCCATCTGACGCATAACAGCCAGGAGCTTGGTCACGGCCTCGCCGATGTCCTATTCGGCAAGTACTCCCCCGCCGGGCGTCTCGTCCAAACATGGCCCACAGGCGACGACCAGCTGCTGCCCATCATGGATTACGACCTGACCCACGGCCGCACCTATCTCTACAGCAAGCAGAAGCCGCTGTATCCCTTCGGTTACGGCCTCAGCTACACCACCTTCGCATACGAAAAGCTGGACCCGAGTTCCTCCAGCATCGCCGGCGACGGACAAGTCGAGGTCACCGTGCATCTGAAGAACACCGGAAAGCGGGATAGTGACGAAGTCGTTCAACTCTATGTGCAGCACCTGGGATCGGCTGTCGAAAGACCGCAGCTTGAATTAAAGGGCTTCCGCCGGATTCATGTCGCCGCAGGTCAATCCGCCGATGCAAAGATCATGGTGAAAGCGCGGGATCTGGCGTATTGGGATGCGGCTCGCCATGCATGGCGCGTCGAAAAGGAACCGGTGCGATTGCTGGCCGGTGGTTCCTCGGATAACCTGCCGGTCACGGCGCAAATACAGATCACCGCTCCGTTCGAGTATCGTCCGTAG
- a CDS encoding NINE protein produces the protein MAEFSVAEQMQLTEGMTEQQKFLFQAQYGAERKDRVRILVISVFLGAFGIDRFLVGDIGLGLLKLLTGGLLGILWLVDIFLIMGRVDDFNRTKAHEIAMTIRMSGPGVQAF, from the coding sequence ATGGCAGAGTTCAGTGTGGCCGAGCAGATGCAACTCACTGAGGGAATGACCGAGCAGCAGAAATTTCTCTTTCAGGCGCAGTACGGCGCTGAACGAAAGGATCGCGTTCGGATCCTTGTCATCTCCGTCTTTCTGGGAGCATTCGGCATTGATCGATTCCTTGTGGGAGATATCGGACTCGGACTATTGAAACTTCTGACGGGAGGCCTTTTGGGGATCCTATGGCTGGTCGACATCTTTCTGATCATGGGGCGCGTGGACGACTTCAACCGAACGAAAGCTCATGAGATTGCCATGACTATCCGAATGTCCGGTCCAGGCGTTCAGGCTTTTTGA